A window of Magnolia sinica isolate HGM2019 chromosome 13, MsV1, whole genome shotgun sequence genomic DNA:
aataaactaaaaataaaccATAAAGATTCTTGGCCCTGATTGATGGCTATCAAGAAGAAAATTACATTGATTGCTTTAATAACTGGCTGATTGGTGAATATTTAGTGAATGGTCGAGAAGAAAAcaatcaatggttgaaatttcaacaaacaaatgcttATTAATCCCAGGTTTGGATTGTTAAATCAATCTGAATTTTGGTTTCTCCCCCAATGCCGGGGATAGCTGCTGACCGAACctagtcaagctgaggccagctcgactcggtgtacacctcTACTCCCCTTCTACAACTGCTTCTCCACCCCTTCCACACCTTCCAAACCACTCCTCTCTCCACATGCTTTGCACGAGCCATATCTACTAGTATAAATTTACAATACAACTTAATCATCACAAAGAGTGTGAACTATCATTTCAGTTCGTAAAAGTAGCAATAGAATTGCAGATGACCCATAATCCAAATCACGCAGTTCAAAATGGAAAACATACCAGGTTGGAGATTTAGGTAACACTGCTCCAACCAAGACATCTAGCTCATATACTGAAGCAAAATGCGCAGCAAACCATTGTGGAATGAGAATGATATGCAGCACAACTGAAGTATTCGGAAACAAGGTTACATAGTCCTCATTGTGGACAACATTGTGATAAAGATCTGGAAGGTTCACTAAAAATGTTGATTATTTCTCTCAATTTCACAGACAAACAGGAACCGCTGAATATTTAGGAAATGGAAAAAAATGTTCTTACAAACTTAATGGTCTGCCTGCTATGCCATGTTTCATCATGGAAAACATGAGTGGGGCTTCTAGAAATGTCCTTTGTACCTAATCCTGCCCTCTCATGCTCCACATGTACTTATTCATTTTACCATAGTTGTACTTGCTAACCATGTAAAATATAAGTTCAAATATTGACTAAGCCTAGGACCCATTTGGATGAATCAAAAGGTTGCCTCTGGTGGGCTATCCGGGACAGTCTAAACTGGATAGCCTTTCTTGAGTAGACTATATCCTGCAAGCTGTTTGTCAAACACTCTGGGTATGGAAGGATTATTTGGCACATGTTGCACGTGTACATTGGCACATATGCACATGTGGAATGCGGTGGATAGCTTGAAGGTTGATATCGGCAGATGTGCCATAtgtggggtgcttgaagatgGACAGTGGCACATGGCACATGTGCGCATTGACAAACGTGGGGCTCTTGAAGGGTGAATGGGACATACggggtgcttgaagatggatgatgGTAGGTGGCACATGTGCACATTGAAACACGTGAGGTGCTTGAAGGTTGAAATGTAGCACATATGGGGATGTTGAAGGTTGACGATGACACGTGTGGCACATTGGAATGGTTAAAGCAATGGCTCTAATCCACCACCAATTTCTGGCAATTGCAATggcttctttatttatttatttattatttctttgAGAGATTTGCAAGCTTCTTTATCTCTTCATGTTTAAAAACACAAGATTTTTGCATCCAATGGAATCAAATCTCATCAATTTATTTTAACACTTGGACTGCATCATGATACAAATTTAGTGGAATAGGGTACGGTATGACATGTCGCTCCCTCtgaacaaaaatttaaaaaaagctGTTATTGTTATGCATGTAGATACATGATATATGGATAAATGCAAACAAATTACATGTGTGTATAGctgattttgttttaaaatagaacAGTGAACGTCTGAAATAGAAAGTCAATGCATCTATATGTATACACAATGGAATCATAGAAGGGGGTGTTATTAGTTTATATCTAACCAATTCGATGATTTACTCCTAACTAGTGTAGATGTACAGTGTCAAAAAGAAGCTACAGCACTATGTAAATACAACAACACTTTTTGACATGCAAGTTATTGTTAGAAATAAGAATGTGAAATAATTTCTCCATAGCAAGAAAGGAATGGATCAAACCAAGTTAGTGAATAGGCTTACCAGTACTTGATCATGCCATCCCAGCCGCAAGTCGCAACTTTGCTCTGCTCTAATGGATGCCACTCACATCCAATACAAACCCCTTCGTGACATTTCAAAGTTCTAAAGACTTTGCAACTCTTCCAATCCCAAAACCAGCATCTGCCCTCACCGTCTCCAGACATGacgaaccgtccatcaggtgaaaaATTCACCTGGCATGAATAGCCTGCAGTTATGTGCCCTGCAAACCTCTTCTTCTTGTTGAGTTGAAACCTCTCCCTTGTGCTATAGCTGAGAATCTGATTGTCTAAACTCTGCGCCACGAGCCAATTTGAATTGGGGTGAAGCGATATAGAAGGCATTGAATGCATGTGAGGCTCGCTAATATGCTTAATAACAACTGGAATCCCAAACTCCCAAACATGGAGGGACTTGTCATCACTCGAAGTAACAAACCTCCGGTTGTTGTCCACAAATGTAATAGTATTTACTGCACCCAAATGCTGATCATACTCTTGCATGATTTCTCCACTGTTCATATCCCACTGAACAATCTTCTTATCACTCATACCCGCGAGGAGTATGTTTTGCTTATCTTCATCTGGATTAAGCTTTACCACATAAGGAATTTTACCTGTAGAGAAAGTCGAGATCACCTTCCCTGTCTCTGTATCCCAATACTTGATGTTCTTGTCATAGCCGGCACTCAAGAACTTGGTCCCGTCATTCGAGAAGGAGATATCACGGACCGCCTTCGAGTGACCCATGTAAGTACGCATACACTTGCCTGAATTGAATACATCCCAGATCTTGACCTTTGTATCCATGCCTGCTGAGAGGAGAAGATGCCCATGCTTTGGGAAGAACCGGATTGCCGAGACACCCTTTGTGTGCCCActccacgtgtggacccaccgcTTGGGAATGTAGCAATGATCGTTTGTGGCTTTCGCGTCTTTCGGGGGAGCAATCCACGACCGCCCCTGATAGTCGTGCTCCTCTTTCCCGTGGAAAGTGCTCTTGTCAGCAAATTCGGGCTTGTCCCTGCCCCCACCTCTCTCCTTCTCAGCCTTCTTCTCAgcattcttctcagcatactctTCTGCGTACTTCTTTTGCTCCTCGGTAAGCTCTATCTGCACTCTTTCCTTCTTCCCAGCCCACGGGCTCTTCCGATTCTTCATCAGCCACTCCTGCGATGTAGGGTTTTCAACGCTGGGCCCTACTTCGGCATCCTCATTCTCCTCACTCTCCAACGCCTTCTTCTTAAGCTTCTGTTTCTTCTGCTCGTGCTGTGGGATGTTATACACCGAGATAGCGTCGTTCTCCCACAGGGCATCAAGGTCACCGACGTAATTATAGCAGGCGGAGGCAGATGGATAGGCGGCGTACCCGTACTTGTGGAAAGTGTTGTACTGCTCGTCAAAGACAAACGGCTCGATTGCAGCATTCTCAACGAAGCCGAGCTTGTGGTTGCACATGCCCTGGACGATGCCATCTTTGGCGAAGGGGTGGGGTGGGCCGTAGATGGGAGCCCAGAGCTGATCGTAGGTGGGGTTGAAGGTGACGGCATGCTGGACAGGATCGATGGGTTTGTGGAGATTCCGAAGGGTGGGATTGACGGAAGGTGCGGATGTTTTGGAGGGAAGAGGGATTCGGAGAggggaggaagaaggagaagatgaagGAGATGAGGGAGGGGAGGGTTGCTGCAAATCCATAAGATTGGTGAAAACGCGttataggagagagagaggagaatatCAGCTTTCGACTTGTtcaaagggacgcggatttcctgcgaaagccttttgaaggaagttcctgcgcgcgctgggaacttaggtagggcccactgtgatgtttgtgagaaatcctccccgtccatccgttttgtgagttcatttccgGACATGTCGCCAAAAATAAACCTTATCCGTGCTGAAGGAAAAACGTGGttaaggaaattcctaccgttgcaaccttcctgggttcaacggtgttgtttatatgccatccgtaccgttcataacgtcattcccattgagatgaactgaaaacaaaaatattagcattaatcaaaacttctgtggcccacaaatatttcacaTGTGGATACCACGTTTTTGGCTCACTTAAGCTtaagatacggttcattttttgcaacatgtcctaaaataaacttacAAATTCATTTTTtgcaacatgtcctaaaataaacttacAAAACGAATGCGCGAgaaggatttttcacaaacatcacagtggccctcacCTGGGTTACtagtgcaggaacttcatgcaaaaggctttggcgggaaatccgcgtccgtttaaGGGaacgattggctggtgtacgacacaccagctatataactggtgtattgacgtcagcaagttctgtgggtcacatcatgaagtatgtgctatatccaaaccatccatccattttgtgagccggtcttaaggcttgagctgaaaaataaggcagatatagagatcaactggaccacactgcaaaaagcagtgggggattgaatcgcttaccattgaaacccttgtgggGGTAACAGAAGTTTCGGACCAATATGGAAAAAAATTTCCTCTTCATTCGGTTATTTTTTATCAGATGGAAAATacctgttatggtgggccttgcgaaatttttaatagtgaaaatcattatctactatttttggtgtggcccatttgagccttggatatgattcattttttggataatggtttaaaatgatctctaaaaacggatgaacgcataaatataataaatacatcattgtgggggccatgtaactttttCAAAGCTTgcgaaatttttaatagtgaaaatcattgtctactatttttggtgtggcccatttgagctttggatatgattcattttttggataatggtttaaaatgatctctaaaaacggatgaacgcatagatataataaaatacatcactatgggggtCATGTAACTTTTTCAAAGCTTGTGTAAATATTCTGttaatgggtaattattaccattccATCCCCTTTGAAAATCTAGCCAATTTTTTTGCCCTGGAAACAATTCAAAAGTGTTAGTTTAAATCTGTGGACCCTAAGGTGATGTATATTGTATGTTCATTCCGTCCATCCGGtttaccacaatattttgaggcatgtgttaaaaaagaggcaaatccaacactcaagcgGCCCGCACCAAAGAAATAGTGGCCCCAAGAGATTTTTAATGATAagtgtttgattttctttttcccatggcgtggtccacttgagctttagatatgcctagttttttggctcataccataaattcagctggcataatggatgaacggtgtggataggcAACATGCATCACGATGAGACCCACGAATATTTTGCAGCATTCTCGATCTTTGTGTCTAAAGAGCAGTTTGTCAAATCAAGCATAGGGAAGAGTAATGTAAATAGCAAATGAAAAATTTATTACTTATTTACGAAGTATTTACCAATGAGTTGAAGAATCAAACAAGCCCTGAGGCTCAATATAAGGAGAGAATGGTGTCAGATTCAGGGTGGAACCTAGAAAAAATCCAACAAAGGCTATGATTGGAGTAAGTTAGGAAAGGAAAAGAAGCAGGGAGATTTCGGAGCTTGGAAGATGAGAGACGGAAAGAGATGGGGGCGGGGGTTACAGCTTCAAAGAAGCTAGAAAGAGCGAGAtgtgggcatgggttgaagcttATAGTATGTggctctagtgggccccactataatgtttagggaaaatccaccccgaccaTTAGGTGCATCACCTCATTTTAGGCTACGAAATCATATATCAACCCCATCCATGATTCTTGTGACctacaccattgaaaatagtttAAAGGGTAACGCTTATCCTGCAAACTATTTCACTTGGTTTGGCCCAAGTAAATCATATAAGGGCCTAAATTTTTGGCCGCATGCTTAAATTTGGATTTGAATCTTAAGGTTATAGTCGATCTTAAAGTGGGCCCTGTAAAATTGAGGTTAGGCATCTTTTATTCTATTTGTTTTCTTTAATGCAGCCAATGTGAATCCCAAGTCCACTTGGGTTTTTGGCCACGAGCCTAAAGCGCTAGTAGCCAtcttaagattaggttttttAAAACCAACGGAACTATAACTGCATGCATTCTGTCTTTAGACAGTTGGGAGAGGGATgacactaattttttttttactggcccaccatgatctatatttGAAATCTACTACGATGTGTAATCCCATGATGGGCTAAGTACAAAAACATGTGTTAAAGCTGTACAAAAACATAAGGCTAACTTGTAATTCACGTGACCATGGCAAAAGAAAAGGTTGGAAGAGAAAGTCTACTCTTGATTTTTACTATGCCTATTATGTtgattatataaaaataataatgtacatcattcaaaatatctcaattgaagtgtggcccatctaatgatctAATTGACTTTATCTTTCATTCATGTTGTCATCATGGCATGGTGCACTAGTTTaacgggttggatgttatacacatatgACATGGCTCCACAAGTCTTGAGTTTCACAATTTTTAGAGAAAAAGTTAAATGAAACTAGTTTTGTAATTTCATCCCTAAAAAGCATCTCCATATAATTTATACATgtagaggcattatttggtaaaatgtaaattcttctggaattttatcgtaattttttttaaaaaaattaaaggataGAGTTGTGATATAAGGAGAGTAAGTGCTTGAAATttatcggaaaaaaaaaaaagcttgttTTTCCAAAGGAGATAATAAATGTTGTTAGTGCATATGCAATGTATGTAAGATTAGATGATAAATTTAAGAGACAATTTTGAGAGATCATGGATGGACTAATTCTTGGAATTACAAACTTAGAAAAGATTTAAATAGTAGTTAGAAAAAGAAAGTAGAGAATATTAGAATATATGTGGAGAAAATAGTTTTAAAAGAATAAATGAGATAGGAGATACAATTCTTAATTTTGTATGCATACACTctaactctaacaaacacatgttTTAAAAAGAGAGATGGACATTTAATAACTTTCAATTGTAGATCATATACAAGCCAAGtggatttctttttgtttacGAAGACAAAAGATCAATAAGTAATACGTAATAAAATGAGGGAAAGTAAAATTAAATGGTTTGGTCATATACAACGGAGATCAAGAATCATACTAGCTATGAATGAGTTGGTATAAGTTCAAAGCTCTAAATGAACAAGATGATGGCCCAAAACAATGTGCATAGAGCTAGTGAGAAAAGACATGCTAACTAATGGTTTAACCGAAGGCATGGCCTTTGATAAGAGTAAAGAGGTGGAAAGAATTCATTTATGTAATTGACCCCAAGTAATCAAAATAAAGCCTAGATAATGATAATTACGAATCAAAGGAAGGAAAAAACATCATTTTATGGCCTATCTCTTTAGttactaaagaggaagaagaagaagatgagcgtGTTGGATGTGCCTAAACCTCTTCAAAgggagcttgagatcttctacccCCTTTGACTCTTGTAGACACCTACACATATTTatgttgtaaatattattttggatacaccgaaaatattaaaaaaaaataattcgcAAATTAAatgtttcactaggctgaatcacgtataaatacgctgtccttaaagcgtgattcgcccccttatcaactgctgatgggttacgggcgaattgcttccaagataagacaagccttctggatccagcgtgcagcaatcacgataggtccactgggaacaattttaacgcagtaGATTTCTTCTAGCAGATTCAGATGGTGGAGATGTTCTAAGTATTTTAGAATGGAGTTTATGAATTGTATCTGATTTGATAGGAGAGAggagtgtgttgagatgatgaaaacgGACTAGAGTAGTCCAGTTCATATAGGCATCATGCAATGGACTGTTGCTAAGCTGCTATCAATGgtccaaaatatttaaaaaatgtttCTGGTCGTTGTCCATTAATCACAGACGTTCCTAGTTTTCAGATCAAaggatttgaccgttggatcatcatggttcgtccgttttcggaccgtttgGCTTTTAAGGCATAGAATTGTTTTCTGAAACTGTTGAACGTTTCGAATTTAAGATCcaaccgttctcagtcacctataaagtCATGGGccatttcagatccacaccgccttaaggctctgaccagactcATCGCACTAGACCCATCGCACCGAGGTCGCACTGTCTCGcgccggttcgcgtaaggtcaCGAGGGAGCGACCACCACTGTGCGACACGATGTGCATgtacgaagtgcaaagtgcgccatctagcgccactacatccacactgcctcactgcccacgccctcgcccacgcccacgcccgtgcccatgcccgagcccgagccaGAGTGCTAGCGCGCGTGCGTGTGCATGCATGCGTGTGTATCACCTCCTtcaaaagctccaagtaagaatactcttcacaatatctcatataaaccacaaaaagatttcaaccatttccgatgtgggacaaagcacacaccgcactttttttttaattcaaaattttcaaaaagcgttttggcgggaaaatcctgaaattttgaaaattttgaattttgaattttttattttgaaaaaccattgattttcaacaatcccccactgatttttttaaaagcaatgaaaactctgccagaataataacagttattatgcataaagaaagatatcttacgATTTGagtctttccttagtgtaagtattttaaagttatttcaaaatttctagttgCTGCAGCATTGAACTAGTTATTCATATATGTGTTCATTCCTAATatcgcttagcacttttaatggtcatgtacttatcctgtttcatgaacgatcccgagataactctTAACTCTCGtgagaagcggcaccacttctacgttcacataaATGAAATCATTCTAGTGTTTCTGTTAAAAACATTTGTCCTGTTTGACTGGACTTTATTAAGAGTtttaatactcatccctcttttgTAACGGCCAACACtatcatcctggatgaggttattaatttatttactgaaacttttcacttatcagtgaattgttgttacccattaaacccaatatttagagattttctaatttagggttgggtttctttcactggtgaaactttaagtaaaaagtttcaaccccatccctctaaatgttgtccttactacctctctcattagaggtttagtaaaatgaTCGGCCAAGCTATTACTtgactttacatatgagatcACAAAGATTCCATTTTGAATCAATTGCCTTACATAGTCATGTCACAAACTTATGTATCTGGACTTTCCATTATAAGTACTGTTATAGGCTCTCGCTAGAGTgatttcactatcacaatgaagtgaaacaaccggtataggcttcgcatagaatgagatttctaatagaagatcccttaaccagtCAGCCTCCTTGCCTGTAATAGCCAAAGCTATGAACTCAAATTCTATAGTTGAGTGtattatgcaagtttgtttctttgATCCCCAAGATACAACTGCATCTCCTAAGGTGAATATCCACCATGTggtggacttgttgtcccctgcactcgatatccaacttgcatcggtatatccttccaatactgctaaaaattctgagtaaaatagccctaattttttggtttctttaagataacctagaactctacttatTGCTTTGtagtgttcaacacttggattactcgtaaacctgtttagtttactcacagcgtatgttatatccggtcttgtgcattgcattgcatacataagactgcctataacactagcatactctaattgtgcaactgctcttccattgttttcttttaacctgatacttggatcaaacggggtctttgcctctttaattttcaactgattaaacttgtttattattttctcaatataatgagactgacatAATGCGAAACCCCcactatattttttaactttgatacctaatatgatatccacttgtccaagatccttcattttgaaaactgaagagaaaaactttttggtttcagttacacctttcattttattactgattattaacatatcatctacatacaagcatatgattacaatataatcattacacacttttgaatatatgcatttatcagcaatattgtgttcaaaatcataagacagaactttagaatcaaatttattatgtcactattttggtgcttgttttaatctatacaaagacgtaacaagtctacacacttttctttcatttcctggtagaacaaacccttctagTTGTtccatgtaaacctcctcatTGAGATCACTATTCAGGAatgctgtcttcacgtccatttgatggatataaaAATGATGTATAGATGCTAGAGCGAATAATATCCCAATCGATGTTATTCAAGTTACTGGTGAATAAGTGTTAAAAGAATCGATTCCTTCTTTCTGTCggaaacccttagcaactaatcttgccttaaaggtttgaattgtactatctgtatgatatttttttcttaaatacccacttacaatcTATTGGTTTAGATCCTGAAGGTAGATTTACCAATTCTCATGTTTGGTTAGACATTATgtaatccatttcatcattaatggcttctttccaaaaaacggagtctcttgaagtcatagtttcactaaaggttttaggttcatcttctatagttaaaaccataaatatttttctaattaccttctctctatcaccctcaactagatgaaaagagagtcatTGAGAatctatttgatcaggatcaagactcttttctactcttcctctttgactcctacgaggttcactaagagttttctcttttatttgtgtttcttttatagtttcattaggagattaaatctcagcattctttttctccgtgaatatagaattgtaagacccgtatcctagcccgtaccgttccgtaaacttccgcgatcctctcagttgaatttcgacgacccgcgatgcGCAGATAGCATTTgtgcacgctcttgagtcacatcctataaacccgagccgactcaatccgagacctatgtcattgcgaccgcgttGTTGTCGTGGTTCcgacgacgcgtctcgtgcgtcaatgcgacgctcagattatgagattcTGCCTGTGCATTTTCTTggtcgttgatcgcttgatcgcgtgacccacctatccctattgttgtacttccctagaaacataattactatgatgtcaccctaggggtgacatcaccctaccctacccctagccctaaCCCCTTACAAGAAACTACCCCTTctcttttccccataagtcaaacttatTAATtgtcatcacctctctctctctcctatctctctctccctccctttttctttttcatttttcctccattgttgcaagtatgggacgtccaagcaacccaaaaatctAGCCATCTCCCATCCAATCTCCCTACTAATCCGGCCCACCAAACCCCATCTCGACCGTTAAATCAACCTCCTTGGAGCTCTAAGACTTATTGGAGGAAGGAGGAGTTCAatatcttgaggtgggtgcttctttccccccctctctctctccctctctttttcatttgttttgtgtgtgatgatgtgattgtgtggcctacccggatggaccccacattgatgtgtgtcttatccacaccatcctgccatttggtggcccacctgggtagggcccacccctCCTTAGCACGTCTGTAGGCGGGACCCACCTTAGACATGTGTTGCATTCAAACCGACGAGGCCATGAAGAGAAATGTGAACTTACGATGTGGTGTACAGACCACCTAACAAGTAAAAAGGttagcttgattccaaacttttgggTGGCCGctcgtgtaggccccaccttgatgtatgaattcaatccactccgtcaatcctatttcccagattattttaggcgttgagccgaaaaatgaagccaatccgactatctggcgggccatagcatgaaAAATAGTGTTGTTACCGTTGAAATTCACCCCaatgtttctgtaccccaaaacatgtcagatattgggcttgataggtttGTCTTGGGCCGTAGacaccaatggttgggttggattttactgatacggaccccacctatgaaaactataagaaaataaaaataaaataaaatttatatagtCAGGGGCTGACACCCCTGGCTGCTGACGTCCGTCCAGGACGCTGCAACTCTGCTGCTTGTAAAATGGGCAGGGAtgtgggtcccaaccgtgggccccaccgtgatgtgtgtgtggcatcaacaccatgcatttggtaggtcccctttgggacagtgggccccctcaaaaatcagtcgtatatagagctcaggtggcccacgtcacaggaaacagtgggattaa
This region includes:
- the LOC131223743 gene encoding uncharacterized protein LOC131223743 — its product is MDLQQPSPPSSPSSSPSSSPLRIPLPSKTSAPSVNPTLRNLHKPIDPVQHAVTFNPTYDQLWAPIYGPPHPFAKDGIVQGMCNHKLGFVENAAIEPFVFDEQYNTFHKYGYAAYPSASACYNYVGDLDALWENDAISVYNIPQHEQKKQKLKKKALESEENEDAEVGPSVENPTSQEWLMKNRKSPWAGKKERVQIELTEEQKKYAEEYAEKNAEKKAEKERGGGRDKPEFADKSTFHGKEEHDYQGRSWIAPPKDAKATNDHCYIPKRWVHTWSGHTKGVSAIRFFPKHGHLLLSAGMDTKVKIWDVFNSGKCMRTYMGHSKAVRDISFSNDGTKFLSAGYDKNIKYWDTETGKVISTFSTGKIPYVVKLNPDEDKQNILLAGMSDKKIVQWDMNSGEIMQEYDQHLGAVNTITFVDNNRRFVTSSDDKSLHVWEFGIPVVIKHISEPHMHSMPSISLHPNSNWLVAQSLDNQILSYSTRERFQLNKKKRFAGHITAGYSCQVNFSPDGRFVMSGDGEGRCWFWDWKSCKVFRTLKCHEGVCIGCEWHPLEQSKVATCGWDGMIKYWD